In one Burkholderiales bacterium GJ-E10 genomic region, the following are encoded:
- a CDS encoding RNA methyltransferase TrmH, group 1, producing MGFSRLVVVQPRTAGFREDPEALAFATSAADVLAGARRCDSLAEALEGVQRAYAMSGYARGFGPEPVEVREAAREAAQAACRDGAEIAFVFGTERTGLTNEDVQRCHAVCAIPADPLRASLNLAQAAQIAAYESRRELLQQAGAPLAPLPRCDVSQTAPREEEPAAGVEQTEAMFGHLERALIAVGYLDPAQPKNLMARMRRLLLRARPTRSEVDILRGIAAAMERPKAERVGSKRNR from the coding sequence ATGGGGTTTTCCCGGCTCGTCGTGGTGCAGCCGCGCACCGCGGGCTTTCGCGAAGACCCGGAGGCGCTGGCTTTCGCGACCTCGGCGGCGGACGTGCTGGCCGGGGCGCGGCGCTGCGACTCGCTGGCCGAGGCGCTCGAGGGGGTGCAGCGGGCATACGCCATGAGCGGGTATGCGCGCGGCTTCGGACCGGAACCGGTCGAGGTCCGGGAGGCGGCGCGGGAAGCCGCGCAGGCGGCGTGCCGGGATGGGGCGGAGATCGCGTTCGTGTTCGGCACCGAACGCACGGGCCTGACCAACGAGGACGTGCAGCGTTGCCACGCGGTCTGTGCGATTCCGGCGGATCCGCTGCGCGCGTCGCTCAATCTCGCGCAGGCGGCGCAGATCGCCGCCTACGAAAGCCGCCGCGAATTGTTGCAGCAGGCGGGCGCGCCCCTGGCGCCGCTGCCGCGCTGCGACGTTTCGCAAACCGCGCCGCGCGAGGAAGAGCCCGCGGCGGGTGTCGAGCAGACCGAGGCGATGTTCGGGCATCTCGAACGGGCCTTGATCGCGGTCGGATATCTGGACCCGGCACAGCCGAAGAACCTGATGGCACGGATGCGGCGCCTGCTGCTGCGGGCGCGGCCGACCCGCAGCGAGGTGGACATCCTCCGGGGGATCGCGGCGGCGATGGAGCGCCCCAAGGCGGAGCGGGTGGGGTCGAAGCGGAATCGCTGA
- a CDS encoding inositol-1-monophosphatase, whose protein sequence is MPHGRAPLPMHPLLNTAIKAARKAGAIINRASLDVDLLKVSAKGHADFVTEVDRAAEQAIIETISQAYPDHGFLAEESGRSHPQGSKADYTWIIDPLDGTTNFIHGFPQYAVSIACMQDGQITQAVIYDPSRNDLYTATRGRGAFLNDRRIRVSRRSQMAEALIGTGFPFRDLEFLDRYLAIFRRVTAATAGIRRPGSAALDLACVAAGRYDGFWEFRLSPWDIAAGILLVIEAGGLVTDDQGGAGYLESGNVVCGNPKIAPQLLQLVSGAETAPRL, encoded by the coding sequence GTGCCGCACGGCCGTGCCCCCCTCCCCATGCATCCGCTACTGAATACCGCCATCAAAGCCGCCCGCAAGGCCGGCGCCATCATCAACCGCGCCAGCCTGGACGTCGACCTGCTGAAGGTCAGCGCGAAAGGCCACGCCGATTTTGTCACGGAGGTCGACCGTGCTGCGGAACAGGCGATCATCGAGACGATCTCCCAGGCGTACCCCGACCACGGCTTCCTCGCCGAGGAATCGGGACGAAGCCATCCGCAAGGATCCAAGGCCGACTACACCTGGATCATCGACCCGCTCGACGGTACGACCAACTTCATCCACGGGTTCCCGCAATATGCCGTGTCGATCGCCTGCATGCAGGACGGACAGATCACCCAGGCGGTGATCTACGACCCGTCGCGCAACGACCTCTACACGGCCACCCGCGGCCGCGGCGCATTCCTGAACGACCGCCGCATCCGCGTATCCCGGCGCAGCCAGATGGCCGAGGCCCTGATCGGCACCGGATTCCCCTTCCGAGACCTGGAATTCCTCGACCGCTACCTCGCGATCTTCCGCCGCGTCACCGCCGCCACCGCAGGGATCCGGCGTCCGGGATCGGCCGCGCTCGATCTCGCCTGCGTCGCCGCGGGCCGCTATGACGGATTCTGGGAGTTCCGGCTGTCGCCGTGGGACATCGCGGCGGGAATCCTGCTCGTGATCGAGGCGGGCGGCCTGGTCACCGACGATCAGGGCGGCGCGGGGTACCTGGAGAGCGGCAACGTCGTCTGCGGCAACCCCAAGATCGCGCCGCAATTGCTGCAACTCGTGAGCGGCGCCGAGACGGCGCCGCGGCTGTGA